Proteins encoded within one genomic window of Bradyrhizobium sp. AZCC 1719:
- a CDS encoding amino acid adenylation domain-containing protein, translated as MLKLDRIGVNDNFFALGGDSIQSIQLVARANRVGLSLSARQVFEQQTIAGLAAVAGRATAVCAEQGLVQGEVPLTPIQRWLFEQELLAPHHFNQAVLLECDARLTPAALGDALRHLVRHHDALRLRFYRSEDGWHQAHAEDAEPAFEQIDLSALDAAAQSAALARHADRLQASLELATGPLVCAAWFDLGAQGRRLLLILHHLVVDGVSWRILLDDLDAVLAALQRDEPVQLAAKTTSFKRWAEQLTAYAGSAAAQRELAYWQQVPWSDAERLPVDHPGGINTAGAVRMVSMSLSEADTRALLQEVPNVYHTQINDALLTALAEAVAAWSGRRRLLVALEGHGREALFAAADVSRTVGWFTSLFPVRLDLGGASDPGAALKAVKEQLRAVPNRGIGYGILRYLGGAAAVEALPVPEPEISFNYLGQLDEGGGARPFRFAEQNTGALTHPGNARRHLIDVSAHVRDGRLQLQWFYNAGRHAPETMTALAERYVAALRDLIAHCKTSEGGFTRSDFPLAATRQIELDRLIAMLGGPRQIEDIYPLSATQQGLLFHSLYAPDSTVYVISLGCRLVGALDVDAFEQAWQRMVARHAVLRTAFVGQELEQPLQVVLRHAVLPFERHDWRTLDAAEQATRLLALQQAERARGFDFTRPPLLRLHLVRTAAAEYRLIWNSHHIVFDGWSMPILFNEVFAAYGALCRRETPQLKPPRPFRDYIGWLQRQDQGAAEAYWRRRLAGFATPTALGLGRPAAPTDPVDHYAEHEGTFPVALAEIEGFARRHRLTLNTLVQGAWALLLSRYGDSTEVVFGVTVSGRPAELPEVERTVGLFINTLPLRLAVPPRQKILDWLREVQARQSELTDYQYSALADVQRASEVPAGTPLFDSIVAFENYPAEMSALGELTRTVRITDVRPTERTNYPLTLQVTVGPTLSFRLISDAHRFEAVAVERLLGHFTHLFRQMIADPERPLSALALLSEAEHRQLVAGFNDTAAEYPRGLLHELFAAQAARTPDAVALSLDEATLSYGDLERRANQLAHHLRELGVGPDVVVGLCAERSFEMVIGLLGILKAGGAYLPLDPDYPADRLAFMLADAKVPVLLTQAAVADRLPASEATVVRLDADWPLIARCPETPPATDAGANNLAYVIYTSGSTGRPKGTLITHDCVTRLFAATDAWFDFGPHDVWTLFHSLAFDFSVWELWGALLNGGRLVVVPYWVSRSPDLFHELVAREGVTVLNQTPSAFAGLIQADSIMPRALSLRLVIFGGEALNFAGLKPWFERHGDARPQLINMYGITETTVHVTWRPVRRSDVDAAASAIGRPIPDLQAYVLDRHGDPVPLGVAGELYVGGAGLARGYLNRPGLTSERFVPSPFVAGERLYRTGDLARWRAEGRLDYLGRIDHQVKLRGFRIELGEIEAALLNHDAVERAAVVVNEDTDRRLIAYVVGRGDARPDAAGLRHHLQQALPDYMVPAGFVMLDQLPLTANGKLDRKALPAPDWQGSGETIAPRNPTEAALAAIWRDVLKLDRISVNDNFFALGGDSIQSIQLVARANRVGLSLSARQVFEQQTIAGLAAVAGRATAVCAEQGLVQGEVPLTPIQRWLFEQELLAPHHFNQAVLLECDAGLTPAALGDALRHLVRHHDALRLRFYRSEDGWHQAHAEDAEPAFEQIDLSALDAADQSAALARHADRLQASLELATGPLVCAAWFDLGAQGRRLLLILHHLVVDGVSWRILLDDLDAVLAALQRDKPVQLAAKTTSFKRWAEQLTAYAGSAAAQRELAYWQQMPFSDAGRLPVDHPGGINTAGAVRMVSMSLSEADTRALLQEVPNVYHTQINDALLTALAEAVAAWSGRRRLLVALEGHGREALFAEADVSRTVGWFTSLFPVRLDLGDASDPGAALKAVKEQLRAVPNRGIGYGILRYLGGAAAAEALPVPEPEISFNYLGQLDEADGARPFRFAEQNVGALTHPGNARRHLIDVSAHVHDGRLQLQWVYSTAIHQTSTIEAVAQTFVAQLQNLIEHCEASEGGFTPSDFPLLQANLSF; from the coding sequence GAGGCTGACGCCGGCAGCGCTCGGCGACGCGCTGCGTCACCTGGTGCGGCATCACGATGCGCTGCGGCTGCGCTTTTACCGCAGCGAGGATGGCTGGCATCAGGCCCATGCCGAGGATGCCGAGCCGGCGTTCGAGCAGATCGATTTGTCCGCGCTCGACGCCGCCGCCCAATCCGCCGCCCTGGCCCGGCATGCCGATCGCCTGCAGGCCAGCCTCGAGCTCGCCACCGGCCCGCTGGTTTGCGCCGCCTGGTTCGATCTCGGGGCGCAGGGCCGCCGGCTGTTGCTGATCCTGCATCATCTGGTGGTCGACGGGGTGTCGTGGCGCATCCTGCTCGACGACCTCGATGCCGTCCTGGCGGCGCTGCAGCGGGATGAACCGGTGCAGCTTGCGGCCAAGACCACCTCGTTCAAGCGGTGGGCCGAACAGCTCACCGCCTATGCCGGATCGGCGGCCGCGCAACGCGAGCTGGCGTACTGGCAACAGGTGCCCTGGTCGGACGCCGAACGCCTGCCGGTGGACCATCCCGGCGGCATCAACACCGCCGGCGCGGTGCGCATGGTGAGCATGTCGCTCAGCGAAGCCGACACCCGCGCGCTGCTGCAGGAGGTGCCGAACGTCTACCATACCCAGATCAACGACGCGCTGTTGACCGCGCTGGCCGAGGCGGTGGCGGCCTGGAGCGGGCGGCGCCGCCTGCTGGTCGCGCTCGAAGGCCATGGCCGCGAGGCCCTGTTCGCCGCGGCCGACGTCTCGCGCACCGTGGGCTGGTTCACCAGCCTGTTCCCGGTGCGGCTGGATCTCGGCGGTGCGAGCGATCCCGGGGCGGCGTTGAAGGCGGTCAAGGAGCAGTTGCGCGCCGTGCCCAACCGCGGCATCGGCTACGGCATCCTGCGCTATCTCGGCGGCGCCGCGGCGGTGGAGGCGCTGCCGGTGCCGGAGCCGGAGATCAGCTTCAACTATCTCGGTCAACTCGACGAGGGTGGCGGCGCGCGGCCGTTCCGCTTCGCCGAGCAGAACACCGGCGCGCTTACGCACCCCGGCAACGCGCGCCGGCATCTGATCGACGTCTCCGCCCATGTCCGCGACGGCCGGCTGCAGCTGCAGTGGTTTTACAACGCAGGCCGGCATGCGCCCGAGACGATGACGGCGCTGGCCGAGCGCTATGTCGCGGCGCTGCGCGACCTGATCGCGCATTGCAAGACCAGTGAAGGCGGCTTCACGCGATCGGACTTCCCGCTCGCCGCCACCCGCCAAATCGAGCTCGACCGCCTGATCGCGATGCTCGGCGGTCCCCGGCAGATCGAGGACATCTATCCGCTGTCGGCGACCCAGCAGGGACTGTTGTTCCACAGTCTCTACGCGCCGGATTCCACCGTCTACGTGATCTCGCTCGGCTGCCGGCTGGTCGGGGCGCTCGATGTCGATGCGTTCGAACAGGCCTGGCAGCGCATGGTCGCGCGCCACGCGGTGCTGCGCACCGCCTTTGTCGGCCAGGAGCTGGAGCAGCCGCTGCAGGTGGTGCTGCGCCATGCCGTGCTGCCGTTCGAGCGCCACGACTGGCGCACCCTGGACGCCGCCGAACAGGCGACGCGGCTTTTGGCCCTGCAGCAGGCCGAGCGCGCCCGCGGCTTCGACTTCACGCGCCCGCCGCTGCTGCGGCTGCATCTGGTGCGCACCGCCGCGGCCGAGTACCGGCTGATCTGGAACAGCCATCATATCGTGTTCGACGGCTGGTCGATGCCGATCCTGTTCAACGAGGTGTTTGCCGCCTACGGCGCGCTGTGCCGGCGCGAGACGCCGCAGCTAAAGCCGCCGCGCCCGTTCCGCGACTACATCGGCTGGCTGCAGCGCCAGGACCAGGGCGCCGCCGAGGCTTACTGGCGCCGACGCCTGGCTGGCTTTGCGACCCCGACCGCCCTCGGGCTCGGCCGGCCCGCCGCGCCGACCGATCCGGTGGATCACTATGCCGAGCATGAGGGGACGTTCCCGGTCGCGTTGGCCGAGATCGAAGGGTTTGCGCGCCGGCATCGGCTGACCCTCAACACCCTGGTGCAGGGCGCCTGGGCGCTATTGCTGTCCCGCTATGGCGACAGCACCGAGGTGGTGTTCGGCGTCACCGTCTCGGGCCGCCCGGCGGAGCTGCCCGAAGTCGAGCGCACCGTCGGGCTGTTCATCAACACGCTGCCGCTGCGCCTTGCCGTACCCCCCAGACAAAAGATCCTGGACTGGCTGCGCGAGGTCCAGGCGCGGCAGAGCGAACTGACCGACTATCAGTACAGCGCGCTGGCCGATGTGCAGCGCGCCAGCGAGGTGCCGGCGGGCACGCCGTTGTTCGACAGCATCGTGGCGTTCGAGAACTATCCGGCGGAGATGTCCGCGCTCGGCGAACTGACGCGGACGGTCCGGATCACCGATGTCCGCCCGACCGAGCGGACCAACTATCCGCTGACGCTGCAGGTCACGGTCGGGCCGACGCTGTCGTTCCGGCTGATCTCTGATGCCCACAGGTTCGAGGCGGTGGCGGTCGAACGGCTGCTCGGCCACTTCACCCACCTGTTCCGGCAGATGATCGCCGACCCGGAGCGGCCGCTGTCGGCGCTGGCGCTGTTGAGCGAGGCCGAGCATCGGCAGCTCGTCGCGGGCTTCAACGACACCGCGGCGGAGTATCCGCGCGGCCTGCTGCATGAGCTGTTTGCCGCACAGGCGGCGCGCACGCCAGATGCGGTGGCGCTGAGCCTGGACGAAGCGACGCTGAGCTACGGCGACCTCGAGCGCCGCGCCAACCAGCTCGCCCATCATCTGCGCGAGCTCGGGGTCGGCCCCGACGTCGTGGTCGGGCTGTGCGCCGAGCGCTCGTTCGAGATGGTGATCGGCCTCCTCGGTATCCTCAAGGCCGGCGGCGCCTATTTACCGCTCGACCCGGACTACCCCGCCGACCGCCTCGCCTTCATGCTGGCCGACGCCAAGGTGCCGGTGCTGCTCACGCAGGCGGCCGTGGCCGATCGGCTGCCGGCAAGCGAAGCGACAGTGGTGCGGCTCGACGCCGATTGGCCGCTCATCGCCCGGTGCCCCGAAACGCCGCCGGCGACCGACGCCGGCGCAAACAACCTCGCCTATGTGATCTACACCTCGGGCTCGACCGGGCGTCCCAAGGGGACGCTCATCACCCATGATTGCGTCACCCGGCTGTTCGCCGCCACCGACGCCTGGTTTGACTTCGGCCCGCACGATGTCTGGACGCTGTTCCACTCGCTGGCGTTCGACTTCTCGGTCTGGGAGCTTTGGGGCGCGCTGCTCAACGGCGGCAGGCTGGTGGTGGTGCCGTACTGGGTCAGCCGGTCTCCAGACCTGTTCCACGAGCTGGTGGCGCGCGAAGGCGTGACCGTCCTGAACCAGACGCCCTCGGCCTTCGCCGGGTTGATCCAAGCCGATTCCATCATGCCGCGCGCGCTGTCGCTGCGGCTGGTCATCTTCGGCGGCGAGGCGTTGAATTTTGCCGGGCTCAAGCCGTGGTTCGAACGCCACGGCGATGCGCGCCCGCAGCTCATCAACATGTACGGCATCACCGAGACCACCGTCCATGTGACCTGGCGGCCGGTGCGGCGGAGCGACGTCGACGCCGCGGCGAGCGCCATCGGCCGCCCGATCCCCGATCTGCAGGCCTATGTGCTCGATCGCCACGGCGATCCGGTCCCGCTCGGGGTCGCCGGCGAGCTTTACGTCGGCGGCGCTGGCCTCGCGCGCGGCTATCTGAACCGTCCGGGGTTGACCAGCGAACGCTTCGTGCCGAGCCCGTTCGTCGCCGGTGAACGGCTCTACCGCACCGGCGATCTGGCACGCTGGCGCGCCGAAGGACGGCTCGACTACCTCGGCCGCATCGATCACCAGGTCAAGCTCCGCGGCTTCCGCATCGAACTCGGCGAGATCGAAGCGGCGCTGCTCAACCACGACGCGGTCGAGCGGGCCGCCGTTGTTGTCAACGAAGACACCGACCGCCGGCTGATCGCCTATGTGGTGGGGCGCGGCGACGCGCGGCCTGACGCCGCCGGCCTGCGCCATCATCTCCAACAGGCCCTGCCGGACTACATGGTGCCGGCCGGCTTCGTGATGCTCGATCAGTTGCCGCTCACCGCCAACGGCAAGCTCGACCGCAAGGCCTTGCCGGCGCCGGACTGGCAGGGATCCGGCGAGACCATCGCCCCGCGCAACCCGACCGAAGCGGCGCTCGCCGCGATCTGGCGCGACGTGCTCAAGCTCGACCGCATCAGTGTCAACGACAACTTCTTCGCGCTGGGCGGCGATTCGATCCAGTCGATCCAGTTGGTGGCGCGGGCCAACCGGGTCGGACTGAGCCTGTCGGCCCGCCAGGTGTTCGAGCAGCAAACCATCGCGGGTCTCGCGGCGGTGGCGGGCCGCGCGACGGCGGTTTGCGCCGAACAAGGCCTGGTGCAGGGCGAGGTGCCGCTGACCCCGATCCAGCGCTGGCTGTTCGAGCAGGAGCTTTTGGCGCCGCATCACTTCAACCAGGCGGTGCTGCTGGAATGCGATGCGGGCCTGACGCCGGCAGCGCTCGGCGACGCGCTGCGTCACCTGGTGCGGCATCACGATGCGCTGCGGCTGCGCTTTTACCGCAGCGAGGATGGCTGGCATCAGGCCCATGCCGAGGATGCCGAGCCGGCGTTCGAGCAGATCGATTTGTCCGCGCTCGACGCCGCCGATCAATCCGCCGCCCTGGCCCGGCATGCCGATCGCCTGCAGGCCAGCCTCGAGCTCGCCACCGGCCCGCTGGTTTGCGCCGCCTGGTTCGATCTCGGGGCGCAGGGCCGCCGGCTGTTGCTGATCCTGCATCATCTGGTGGTCGACGGGGTGTCGTGGCGCATCCTGCTCGACGACCTCGATGCCGTCCTGGCGGCGCTGCAGCGGGATAAACCGGTGCAGCTTGCGGCCAAGACCACCTCGTTCAAGCGGTGGGCCGAACAGCTCACCGCCTATGCCGGATCGGCGGCCGCCCAGCGCGAGCTGGCGTACTGGCAACAGATGCCGTTCTCGGACGCCGGACGCCTGCCGGTGGACCATCCCGGCGGCATCAACACCGCCGGCGCGGTGCGCATGGTGAGCATGTCGCTCAGCGAAGCCGACACCCGCGCGCTGCTGCAGGAGGTGCCGAACGTCTACCACACCCAGATCAACGACGCGCTGTTGACCGCGCTGGCCGAGGCGGTGGCGGCCTGGAGCGGGCGGCGCCGCCTGCTGGTCGCGCTCGAAGGCCATGGCCGCGAGGCCCTGTTCGCCGAAGCCGACGTCTCGCGCACCGTGGGCTGGTTCACCAGCCTGTTCCCGGTGCGGCTGGATCTCGGCGATGCGAGCGATCCCGGGGCGGCGTTGAAGGCGGTCAAGGAGCAGTTGCGCGCCGTGCCCAACCGCGGCATCGGCTACGGCATCCTGCGCTATCTCGGCGGCGCCGCGGCGGCGGAGGCGCTGCCGGTGCCGGAGCCGGAGATCAGCTTCAACTATCTCGGTCAACTCGACGAAGCGGACGGCGCGCGGCCGTTCCGCTTCGCTGAGCAGAATGTCGGCGCGCTCACGCATCCCGGCAACGCGCGCCGCCATCTGATCGATGTCTCCGCCCATGTCCACGACGGCCGGCTGCAACTGCAGTGGGTCTACAGCACGGCTATTCACCAGACGTCGACCATTGAGGCCGTGGCGCAAACCTTCGTCGCGCAGCTACAGAATCTGATCGAGCATTGCGAGGCCAGTGAAGGCGGCTTCACCCCGTCGGATTTTCCACTCCTGCAAGCCAACCTCAGTTTTTGA